In one Umezawaea sp. Da 62-37 genomic region, the following are encoded:
- a CDS encoding LVIVD repeat-containing protein: MVTFVPTRRRRAPLAVLGAFALVVSAVALSPQALAQPDQDNLDGLSETQLSAPADPTAGVPAVDEVVRSRNVKHLVNVPKPGAFATTTNSDLAFADNHAFIGNYDGFTIYDIRNPQKPKLVSQVLCPGSQNDISVQGDLLFLSTDSSRSDNSCSSVSQPATNKDSWEGVKVFDISDKSNPKYVAAVETDCGSHTHTLVPDKKGRNAYLYVSSYSPNSTFPDCQPPHDKISIVKVPLKDPAKASLLSAPLVFPDGGNAGGNGVSTTSGCHDITVYPSKDLAAGACMGDGVLFDIADREKPRVITRVQDNVNFAFWHSATFNNEGTKVIFTDELGGGGAATCNEAIGQKRGADGIYDINGRGDARTLEFKSYYKIPRMQSDTENCVAHNGSLIPVQGRDIMVQSWYQGGVSIWDFTDSTKPKEIGFFERGPLPGGGTGGTWSAYYYNGFIYSSDIAKGLDVLDVRDPRTFTAKFVRVNELNVQTQGAYREW, encoded by the coding sequence GTGGTCACATTCGTCCCGACCCGACGGCGCCGTGCGCCGCTCGCGGTCCTGGGAGCGTTCGCGCTGGTGGTGTCGGCCGTGGCGCTCAGTCCGCAGGCACTGGCCCAGCCCGACCAGGACAACCTCGACGGTCTGTCCGAGACCCAGCTCTCGGCTCCCGCCGACCCGACCGCCGGCGTCCCCGCCGTCGACGAGGTCGTCCGCAGCCGCAACGTCAAGCACCTGGTGAACGTCCCGAAGCCGGGCGCGTTCGCCACGACGACCAACTCCGACCTGGCGTTCGCGGACAACCACGCGTTCATCGGCAACTACGACGGCTTCACGATCTACGACATCCGCAACCCGCAGAAGCCGAAGCTCGTGAGCCAGGTCCTGTGCCCCGGTTCGCAGAACGACATCTCCGTCCAGGGCGATCTGCTGTTCCTGTCCACGGACTCGTCGCGGTCGGACAACTCCTGCTCCAGCGTCTCGCAGCCCGCCACGAACAAGGACTCGTGGGAGGGCGTCAAGGTCTTCGACATCAGCGACAAGAGCAACCCCAAGTACGTGGCCGCCGTGGAGACCGACTGCGGCTCGCACACGCACACGCTGGTGCCGGACAAGAAGGGCCGCAACGCCTACCTGTACGTCTCCTCGTACTCCCCGAACTCGACGTTCCCGGACTGCCAGCCGCCGCACGACAAGATCTCCATCGTGAAGGTCCCGCTGAAGGACCCGGCCAAGGCGTCCCTGCTGTCCGCGCCGCTGGTCTTCCCGGACGGCGGCAACGCGGGCGGCAACGGCGTGTCGACCACCAGCGGTTGCCACGACATCACCGTGTACCCGTCGAAGGACCTCGCCGCAGGCGCCTGCATGGGTGACGGTGTCCTGTTCGACATCGCCGACCGCGAGAAGCCCCGCGTGATCACCAGGGTCCAGGACAACGTGAACTTCGCGTTCTGGCACTCGGCCACGTTCAACAACGAGGGCACCAAGGTCATCTTCACCGACGAGCTCGGCGGCGGCGGCGCGGCGACCTGCAACGAGGCCATCGGCCAGAAGCGCGGCGCGGACGGCATCTACGACATCAACGGCCGCGGCGACGCCCGCACGCTCGAGTTCAAGAGCTACTACAAGATCCCGCGCATGCAGTCCGACACCGAGAACTGCGTGGCCCACAACGGCTCGCTGATCCCGGTGCAGGGCCGCGACATCATGGTCCAGTCCTGGTACCAGGGCGGCGTGTCGATCTGGGACTTCACCGACTCGACCAAGCCGAAGGAGATCGGCTTCTTCGAGCGCGGCCCGCTCCCCGGCGGCGGCACCGGCGGCACCTGGTCGGCGTACTACTACAACGGGTTCATCTACTCGTCGGACATCGCGAAGGGCCTCGACGTCCTGGACGTCCGGGACCCGCGCACCTTCACCGCGAAGTTCGTGCGGGTGAACGAGCTCAACGTGCAGACCCAGGGCGCCTACCGCGAGTGGTAG
- a CDS encoding low temperature requirement protein A codes for MTVPYRPMTARRPDEPHRASTPLELLFDLSFVVAVASAAAMLHHSLTEDHIGHGLLGYLTVFFAIWWAWLNFTWFASSYDTDDVVYRVTTLVQITGVLVLAAGVPRAFEDGNFTVVTAGYVVMRLAMVSQWLRARHGDEDRRVTALRYATGITVVQLGWIARLFLPDGLLLTAFIALAVLEMLVPVWAERAAGTTFHVGHVVERYGLFTLIVLGESILAASNAIRAGLDAGADVPGLVSLAFAGLVIVFALWWLYFDHPAEELLTTLRKSLTWGYGHFLVFASAAAVGAGLEVSVDHDTHVVHLPSLAAAMTTTVPVAVYLLVVWFLQVFPTGRGTAKWAFPAGAALVLAASFGPAPIHVTAVLLAALVAVVVTSERGLRG; via the coding sequence ATGACCGTCCCGTACCGCCCGATGACCGCCCGTCGGCCCGACGAGCCGCACCGGGCCTCGACTCCGCTCGAGCTGCTCTTCGACCTCAGCTTCGTGGTCGCGGTGGCGTCGGCGGCGGCCATGCTGCACCACTCGCTGACCGAGGACCACATCGGACACGGGCTGCTCGGCTACCTCACGGTGTTCTTCGCGATCTGGTGGGCCTGGCTGAACTTCACCTGGTTCGCGTCCTCCTACGACACCGACGACGTCGTCTACCGGGTCACCACGCTCGTGCAGATCACCGGCGTCCTCGTGCTCGCCGCCGGGGTGCCCAGGGCGTTCGAGGACGGGAACTTCACGGTCGTCACTGCGGGCTACGTCGTCATGCGGCTGGCCATGGTCAGCCAGTGGCTGCGCGCGCGGCACGGCGACGAGGACCGCCGCGTGACCGCGCTGCGGTACGCCACCGGCATCACCGTCGTCCAGCTCGGCTGGATCGCCCGGCTGTTCCTGCCGGACGGCCTGCTGCTGACGGCCTTCATCGCGCTCGCCGTGCTCGAGATGCTCGTCCCGGTGTGGGCCGAGCGCGCCGCGGGCACGACCTTCCACGTCGGCCACGTCGTCGAGCGCTACGGGCTGTTCACCCTCATCGTCCTCGGCGAGTCCATCCTGGCCGCCAGCAACGCGATCCGCGCCGGCCTGGACGCCGGGGCCGACGTGCCGGGGCTGGTGTCGCTGGCGTTCGCGGGGCTGGTGATCGTGTTCGCGCTGTGGTGGCTGTACTTCGACCACCCCGCCGAGGAGCTGCTCACCACGCTGCGGAAGTCGCTGACGTGGGGGTACGGGCACTTCCTCGTCTTCGCCTCGGCCGCGGCGGTCGGCGCGGGCCTGGAGGTGTCGGTGGACCACGACACGCACGTGGTGCACCTGCCGTCGCTCGCGGCGGCCATGACGACGACCGTGCCGGTCGCGGTGTACCTGCTGGTCGTGTGGTTCCTCCAGGTCTTCCCGACCGGCCGCGGCACGGCCAAGTGGGCGTTCCCGGCGGGCGCGGCGCTCGTGCTCGCGGCGTCGTTCGGACCCGCGCCGATCCACGTGACCGCGGTGCTGCTGGCGGCGCTGGTCGCCGTCGTGGTGACGAGCGAGCGGGGGCTGCGGGGGTGA
- a CDS encoding ABC transporter ATP-binding protein → MGYLELKGLRKSFGGQPALDGLDLELSEGELVSLLGPSGCGKTTALRIVAGFETADTGHVVVAGKDITAVPANRRDMGMVFQAYSLFPNMTAAQNIEFGLRLRKASGTERAKRVDELLELVGLGKFGARYPHQMSGGQQQRVALARALAIQPRVLLLDEPLSALDAKVRVSLRDEIRRIQTELGMTTLFVTHDQEEALAVSDRVGVMSQGRLEQLASPSVVYREPASAFVAQFVGVTNAVLGKAESGAVRLGTFKLPTDAAAELSDGSDVKVIVRPEDIGIIEHKGEPNGSLLGSVLTQSFLGPVTRLVIRLDGDEQLVRVDQPSNIAAAYPPGTAVALDFNASRFMVVPA, encoded by the coding sequence ATGGGTTACCTAGAGCTCAAGGGCCTCCGGAAGTCCTTCGGCGGCCAGCCCGCGCTCGACGGGCTCGACCTCGAACTCTCCGAGGGCGAGCTGGTCAGCCTGCTCGGGCCGAGCGGGTGCGGCAAGACGACCGCGCTGCGGATCGTGGCCGGGTTCGAGACGGCCGACACCGGGCACGTCGTCGTGGCGGGCAAGGACATCACGGCGGTCCCCGCGAACCGGCGCGACATGGGTATGGTGTTCCAGGCCTACAGCCTGTTCCCGAACATGACGGCGGCCCAGAACATCGAGTTCGGCCTGCGGCTGCGCAAGGCGTCGGGCACCGAGCGCGCCAAGCGCGTGGACGAGCTGCTGGAACTGGTGGGGCTCGGCAAGTTCGGCGCCCGCTACCCGCACCAGATGTCGGGCGGCCAGCAGCAGCGCGTGGCACTGGCCCGCGCGCTGGCCATCCAGCCGCGCGTGCTGCTGCTGGACGAGCCGCTGTCCGCTTTGGACGCCAAGGTGCGGGTCAGCCTCCGCGACGAGATCCGCCGCATCCAGACCGAGCTGGGCATGACGACCCTGTTCGTCACGCACGACCAGGAGGAGGCGCTCGCCGTCTCCGACCGGGTGGGCGTGATGTCGCAGGGCAGGCTGGAGCAGCTGGCCTCGCCCTCGGTCGTCTACCGCGAGCCAGCGTCCGCGTTCGTCGCGCAGTTCGTCGGCGTGACCAACGCGGTGCTGGGCAAGGCGGAGTCCGGCGCGGTGCGCCTCGGCACGTTCAAGCTCCCGACCGACGCCGCCGCCGAGCTGTCCGACGGCAGCGACGTCAAGGTGATCGTGCGCCCCGAGGACATCGGGATCATCGAGCACAAGGGCGAGCCGAACGGGTCGCTGCTGGGCAGCGTGCTCACCCAGAGCTTCCTCGGACCGGTCACCCGACTGGTGATCCGGCTCGACGGCGACGAGCAGCTGGTCCGCGTCGACCAGCCGTCGAACATCGCCGCCGCCTACCCTCCCGGCACGGCCGTGGCGCTGGACTTCAACGCCTCGCGATTCATGGTCGTACCCGCCTGA
- a CDS encoding ABC transporter permease subunit → MAVTAKPGRKITGAVLRWVVLVVLGIYFVLPLVAMGEFSTRGVNDTRSLDSWTGIFADPDLVDSILTSVELAVLSSVLMLVLLVPTMAWIRLRLPKLRRLVEFLCLLPLTIPAIVLVVGMAPLYAWVNYLLGDSPLTLTFVYAVLVLPFAYRAIDAGLASIDLKTLAEAARSLGASWGTVLWRIVVPNIRTALIGASLLSVALVLGEFTIASLLNFETLQVQVNLIGKRNAGLSIAVSLACLVFAFVLLFLLSYVGQRRRVTVVED, encoded by the coding sequence ATGGCAGTGACCGCCAAGCCCGGCAGGAAGATCACCGGCGCGGTCCTGCGCTGGGTCGTGCTCGTCGTGCTCGGGATCTACTTCGTGCTGCCGCTCGTGGCCATGGGCGAGTTCTCCACCCGCGGCGTCAACGACACGCGCAGCCTGGACTCGTGGACCGGCATCTTCGCCGACCCCGACCTGGTCGACTCCATCCTGACGTCGGTCGAGCTCGCGGTGCTCAGCTCCGTGCTGATGCTCGTGCTGCTCGTGCCGACGATGGCCTGGATCCGGCTGCGGCTGCCCAAGCTGCGCAGGCTCGTCGAGTTCCTGTGCCTGCTGCCGCTCACGATCCCGGCGATCGTGCTCGTGGTCGGCATGGCACCGCTGTACGCGTGGGTGAACTACCTGCTCGGCGACTCGCCGTTGACGCTCACCTTCGTCTACGCGGTGCTGGTGCTGCCGTTCGCCTACCGCGCCATCGACGCGGGCCTGGCGTCGATCGACCTGAAGACGCTCGCGGAGGCCGCTCGCAGCCTCGGCGCGTCCTGGGGCACGGTGCTGTGGCGGATCGTGGTGCCGAACATCCGCACCGCCCTGATCGGCGCCTCGCTGCTGTCGGTGGCACTGGTGCTCGGTGAGTTCACCATCGCCTCGCTGCTGAACTTCGAGACCCTCCAGGTCCAGGTCAACCTGATCGGCAAGCGCAACGCGGGTCTGTCGATCGCGGTCTCGCTCGCCTGCCTGGTGTTCGCGTTCGTGCTGCTGTTCCTGCTCTCCTACGTCGGTCAACGGCGTCGGGTCACCGTCGTCGAGGACTAG
- a CDS encoding ABC transporter permease, whose product MVAPVTTSAGGGAAKAAAPGRGPTRGNVLAWLVVVPFLAYVGTFLVYPTILVLAGAFQDSDGAFTLSNLTDLMKGVYLQAFWRSIELSAITALLGAVFGALLSWAVATGNPVGLLRRVVVAGAGVLAQFGGVPLAFAFLATVGFQGFVTKFLQDSFGINLFSGGAWIFELPGLTLVYTFFQIPLMVIVFLPALDGLRPQWREATESLGGSSWTYWRYVGGPILFSPFLGAVLLLFANAFSAYATAAALVSQGSPIVPLQIRGFLTGEVLLGQENLGKALGLGMVIVVGVAMGIYALLQRRVSKWQ is encoded by the coding sequence TTGGTCGCACCCGTCACGACCTCGGCCGGGGGTGGCGCCGCCAAGGCGGCCGCCCCCGGCCGCGGGCCGACCAGGGGCAACGTCCTGGCGTGGCTCGTAGTCGTCCCGTTCCTGGCCTACGTCGGCACGTTCCTGGTCTACCCGACCATCCTGGTGCTGGCCGGGGCGTTCCAGGACTCCGACGGCGCCTTCACCCTGAGCAACCTGACCGACCTGATGAAGGGCGTCTACCTCCAGGCGTTCTGGCGCAGCATCGAGCTGTCCGCGATCACCGCCCTGCTCGGCGCGGTGTTCGGCGCCCTGCTGTCGTGGGCGGTCGCGACCGGCAACCCCGTGGGTCTGCTGCGCCGGGTCGTCGTGGCGGGCGCGGGTGTGCTCGCCCAGTTCGGCGGCGTGCCGCTGGCGTTCGCGTTCCTCGCGACCGTCGGGTTCCAGGGCTTCGTCACGAAGTTCCTGCAGGACAGCTTCGGGATCAACCTGTTCTCCGGCGGCGCCTGGATCTTCGAGCTGCCCGGCCTCACGCTGGTCTACACGTTCTTCCAGATCCCGCTGATGGTCATCGTGTTCCTCCCCGCCCTGGACGGTCTCCGTCCGCAGTGGAGGGAGGCGACCGAGAGCCTCGGCGGCAGCTCGTGGACCTACTGGCGCTACGTCGGCGGCCCGATCCTGTTCTCGCCGTTCCTCGGCGCCGTGCTGCTGCTGTTCGCGAACGCGTTCTCCGCGTACGCGACGGCCGCGGCGCTGGTGTCGCAGGGCAGTCCCATCGTGCCGTTGCAGATCCGCGGTTTCCTGACCGGCGAGGTGCTGCTGGGCCAGGAGAACCTCGGCAAGGCGCTCGGACTGGGCATGGTCATCGTCGTCGGCGTCGCGATGGGCATCTACGCCCTGCTCCAGCGGAGGGTGTCCAAATGGCAGTGA
- a CDS encoding ABC transporter substrate-binding protein: MTPTPVLRLLGVGALAIALAACGAPPAKESSSSGTAAATAKSAADFGGIDKLVEAAKKEGTLNVIALPPDWANYGVMIKAFSDKYGIKVDSAQPDGSSADEIKAAEQLKGGDRAPDVFDLGLNVAVANKAIFAPYQVETWGDIPAELKESSGLYYGDYGGFMSIGYDAGKVPAPTKVEDLLKPEYAGKVALNGDPTQAGAAYSGVVMAALGSGGSADDIAPGVEFFKKLKAAGNFLPVDPSPATIESGQTPVVIDWDYTNAAQTAKLTGKLDWKVVVPSDAQIGAYYNQAINKDAPHPAAARLWQEYLYSDEGQNTYLQGLSRPVRLDAMTKSGKADAAATAKLPKTEGKQVFQTQEQADKAKQVLTATWAQAVG; the protein is encoded by the coding sequence TTGACTCCCACCCCAGTTCTGCGCTTGCTCGGCGTCGGAGCGTTGGCCATCGCGCTCGCCGCCTGCGGGGCCCCTCCCGCCAAGGAAAGCTCGTCCAGCGGCACCGCCGCGGCGACGGCCAAGTCCGCTGCCGACTTCGGTGGAATCGACAAGCTCGTCGAGGCCGCCAAGAAGGAGGGCACGCTGAACGTCATCGCGCTGCCCCCGGACTGGGCGAACTACGGCGTGATGATCAAGGCGTTCTCGGACAAGTACGGCATCAAGGTCGACTCGGCGCAGCCCGACGGGTCCAGCGCCGACGAGATCAAGGCCGCCGAGCAGCTCAAGGGCGGTGACCGCGCTCCCGACGTCTTCGACCTCGGCCTGAACGTGGCCGTCGCCAACAAGGCGATCTTCGCGCCGTACCAGGTGGAGACCTGGGGCGACATCCCCGCGGAGCTGAAGGAGTCGAGCGGCCTCTACTACGGCGACTACGGCGGCTTCATGTCGATCGGGTACGACGCGGGCAAGGTGCCCGCGCCGACCAAGGTCGAGGACCTGCTCAAGCCCGAGTACGCGGGCAAGGTCGCGCTCAACGGCGACCCGACGCAGGCCGGTGCCGCCTACTCCGGCGTCGTGATGGCGGCACTGGGCAGCGGCGGTTCCGCCGACGACATCGCGCCCGGCGTCGAGTTCTTCAAGAAGCTCAAGGCCGCGGGCAACTTCCTGCCGGTCGACCCGTCGCCCGCGACGATCGAGTCCGGCCAGACCCCGGTCGTCATCGACTGGGACTACACCAACGCCGCCCAGACCGCGAAGCTCACGGGCAAGCTGGACTGGAAGGTCGTCGTCCCGAGCGACGCCCAGATCGGTGCCTACTACAACCAGGCCATCAACAAGGACGCCCCGCACCCCGCGGCCGCGCGCCTGTGGCAGGAGTACCTGTACTCCGACGAGGGCCAGAACACCTACCTCCAGGGTCTGTCCCGGCCGGTGCGGCTCGACGCGATGACGAAGTCGGGCAAGGCCGACGCCGCCGCGACCGCCAAGCTGCCCAAGACCGAGGGCAAGCAGGTGTTCCAGACGCAGGAGCAGGCAGACAAGGCCAAGCAGGTCCTGACCGCCACCTGGGCGCAGGCGGTGGGCTGA
- a CDS encoding acyl-ACP desaturase — protein MTVGDSHRRDSDLLRELEPIVEVNLDRHLSIAKEWMPHDYVPWSEGRDFAFLGGEDWRPEDSRLDPTAKTAMIINLLTEDNLPSYHRVISQSFGKEGAWATWMHRWTAEEARHGIALRDYLVVTRGVDPVELERKRMEHMSVGFEGQTESAIRNIVYVSFQELATRISHRNTGRATNCPLADQLLSRIATDENLHMVFYRNLVTAAFEVQPDETMQAVRDEVLNFKMPGAGISDFLRSSATIANAGIYDLRLHHDEVIMPILRFWKVFERTNLTGEGEKAREELAEFMAVLDGKATKFVDMRARRRERAAKAAE, from the coding sequence GTGACGGTTGGCGATAGCCACCGCCGCGACTCGGATCTGCTGCGCGAACTGGAACCGATCGTGGAGGTGAACCTCGACCGCCACTTGTCGATCGCCAAGGAGTGGATGCCGCACGACTACGTGCCGTGGAGCGAGGGCCGCGACTTCGCGTTCCTCGGCGGCGAGGACTGGCGCCCGGAGGACTCCCGGCTCGACCCCACCGCCAAGACGGCGATGATCATCAACCTGCTGACCGAGGACAACCTGCCCTCGTACCACCGGGTGATCTCCCAGTCGTTCGGCAAGGAAGGCGCCTGGGCGACCTGGATGCACCGCTGGACCGCCGAGGAGGCCCGCCACGGCATCGCCCTGCGCGACTACCTCGTCGTGACCCGCGGCGTCGACCCGGTCGAGCTGGAACGCAAGCGCATGGAGCACATGTCGGTCGGCTTCGAGGGCCAGACCGAGTCCGCGATCCGCAACATCGTGTACGTGTCGTTCCAGGAGCTGGCGACCAGGATCTCGCACCGCAACACCGGCCGCGCGACCAACTGCCCGCTCGCCGACCAGCTGCTCTCCCGCATCGCCACGGACGAGAACCTGCACATGGTCTTCTACCGCAACCTCGTCACCGCCGCCTTCGAGGTCCAGCCCGACGAGACCATGCAGGCCGTCCGCGACGAGGTCCTGAACTTCAAGATGCCCGGTGCCGGCATCTCGGACTTCCTCCGCAGCTCCGCCACCATCGCGAACGCGGGCATCTACGACCTCAGGCTCCACCACGACGAGGTCATCATGCCCATCCTCCGGTTCTGGAAGGTGTTCGAACGCACCAACCTCACCGGCGAAGGCGAGAAGGCGCGCGAGGAACTGGCCGAGTTCATGGCCGTCCTCGACGGCAAGGCCACCAAGTTCGTCGACATGCGCGCCCGCCGCCGCGAACGCGCCGCCAAGGCAGCCGAATAA
- a CDS encoding ATP-binding protein — MKPTLRLPASLDLSRFPHPPLSTVRQWVTDVLTGASEECVDDAVLLVNELVSNVYDHATPPCRVRVSELPEQRGVRVEVDDSEADLLPVMGTSRLGKYRGRGLLLVERVAERWGISRRTWGKTVWAELPYRIGIPLQVAHQ; from the coding sequence GTGAAACCGACCTTGCGCTTGCCGGCGTCGCTTGACCTGAGCCGGTTCCCGCACCCACCGCTGTCGACAGTGCGGCAGTGGGTGACCGATGTGTTGACCGGAGCCTCGGAGGAGTGCGTCGACGACGCCGTCCTCCTGGTCAACGAACTGGTGTCGAACGTGTACGACCATGCGACCCCTCCTTGTCGGGTACGCGTGTCCGAACTGCCGGAGCAGCGCGGAGTGCGGGTTGAGGTGGACGACAGCGAAGCCGACCTCCTGCCGGTGATGGGAACGTCGCGGTTGGGGAAGTACCGCGGACGAGGCCTGCTGCTGGTGGAACGAGTCGCCGAGCGTTGGGGTATCTCACGACGCACCTGGGGCAAGACGGTGTGGGCGGAACTGCCCTACCGCATCGGAATCCCCCTGCAGGTCGCCCACCAGTAA
- a CDS encoding ISAs1 family transposase, whose protein sequence is MSSSPITVLSRQLAPLGEVAPQARTGLLEVLESVPDPRRKRGVRYRFAAILFVSVCAVVSGARSFAAIAEWAADAAEDTLSGMGIGAPNASTIRRALSALTGDGFDTAIGVWLSGRVKAAWMGAPGRRRRRAIAVDGKALRGSRHGEQRARMVMACLDHDSGVTVGQVEIAEKSNEIPMFAALLDTIVDVTGLVVTADALHAQRGHAEYLHGRGAHYVITVKGNQKALRDQLAGLPWKDVPIGYRETDTGHGRVVTRTYKVVTVAAGILFPHAAQAVRIVRTRKRKGSTRRASRETVYAVTSLTAAQAQPAELARYIRGHWHVENKLHWVRDVTMGEDASRARTGGGPRMMASLRNLAISLLRLTGHTNIAKAVRHMGRRPERAIKLISAS, encoded by the coding sequence GTGTCATCGTCTCCCATCACTGTCCTGTCACGCCAGTTGGCCCCGCTGGGCGAGGTGGCGCCGCAGGCGCGGACCGGGTTGCTCGAGGTGTTGGAGTCGGTGCCGGATCCACGCAGGAAACGGGGTGTGCGGTATCGGTTCGCGGCGATCCTGTTCGTGTCGGTGTGCGCGGTGGTCTCCGGTGCGCGGTCGTTCGCCGCGATCGCCGAATGGGCCGCGGACGCGGCCGAGGACACGCTGAGCGGAATGGGGATCGGCGCACCGAACGCGTCCACGATCCGGCGGGCGCTCTCGGCATTGACCGGTGACGGGTTCGACACCGCGATCGGCGTCTGGCTGTCCGGGCGTGTCAAGGCAGCGTGGATGGGGGCGCCGGGCAGGCGGCGGCGCCGCGCGATCGCGGTCGACGGTAAGGCGCTGCGGGGTTCCCGTCACGGCGAGCAGCGCGCGCGAATGGTGATGGCGTGCCTGGACCACGACAGCGGGGTCACGGTGGGCCAGGTCGAGATCGCGGAGAAAAGCAACGAGATCCCCATGTTCGCAGCACTTCTGGACACGATCGTCGATGTGACCGGTCTCGTCGTCACCGCCGACGCGTTGCACGCGCAACGCGGGCATGCCGAGTACCTGCACGGCCGTGGCGCGCACTACGTGATCACCGTGAAGGGCAACCAGAAGGCGTTGCGCGATCAGTTGGCGGGCCTGCCGTGGAAGGACGTGCCGATCGGGTACCGCGAGACCGACACCGGCCACGGCCGGGTAGTCACCCGCACCTACAAGGTCGTCACCGTCGCCGCCGGGATCCTGTTCCCGCACGCCGCCCAGGCCGTCCGGATAGTGCGGACCCGTAAACGCAAGGGCAGCACCAGGCGCGCGAGCCGCGAGACGGTGTACGCGGTGACATCCCTGACCGCCGCGCAGGCCCAGCCCGCCGAGTTGGCCCGCTACATCCGCGGGCACTGGCACGTGGAGAACAAGCTGCACTGGGTCCGCGACGTGACGATGGGCGAAGATGCCTCTCGGGCACGCACCGGCGGCGGGCCCAGGATGATGGCCAGCCTGCGCAATCTCGCCATCAGCCTGCTACGCCTGACCGGCCACACCAACATCGCCAAAGCCGTACGTCATATGGGAAGAAGGCCCGAACGAGCCATCAAGTTGATCTCAGCCAGCTGA
- a CDS encoding MarR family transcriptional regulator → MHSAASRVEAALGLLLRRTTRANLYDNLVTDVTGVDETTYPVLSGIARMEPVSSTRLADEIGIDRTATTRYAARLEKAGLVRREADPGDARSTLLLLTPDGRSAIDSARRKVVDRLDGIVAEWTPLEAELFASVLEHLVGKLRTES, encoded by the coding sequence GTGCATTCCGCTGCCTCCCGTGTCGAAGCCGCCCTAGGGCTCCTCCTCCGCCGCACGACCAGGGCGAACCTCTACGACAACCTGGTCACGGACGTGACAGGCGTCGACGAGACCACCTACCCGGTACTCAGCGGGATCGCACGGATGGAGCCGGTGAGCTCCACCCGACTGGCAGACGAGATCGGAATCGACCGCACGGCGACCACGCGGTACGCGGCACGCCTGGAGAAAGCCGGCCTGGTGCGACGGGAAGCGGATCCGGGAGACGCGCGGTCGACGTTGCTGCTGCTGACGCCGGACGGGCGGAGTGCCATCGACTCCGCCAGGCGGAAGGTGGTCGACCGGCTGGACGGCATCGTCGCGGAATGGACTCCACTGGAAGCCGAGTTGTTCGCGAGCGTGCTGGAGCACCTGGTGGGCAAGCTGCGCACCGAGTCCTGA
- a CDS encoding PaaX family transcriptional regulator C-terminal domain-containing protein, which yields MTDVAHPTVSRRREVSHASARSVLMTVLGEYVLPRDSPVWTSTLVTTLAMFGIEEKSARQALSRTAAEGWLESERVGRRVRWSLTGPGHRLLSEGAHRIYEFGRGHRNWDGRWLMLFVSVPESQRDLRHRLRTRLTWEGFGSPQPGVWVSPNTRSQVEAAKIVADLGVETPVTSFLAEHGDIGAEADLVARAWDLSGLEERYEDFIAEFAAITPTTAQNALHAQTLLVHEWRRFPFLDPGLPPQLLPANWSGAKAADLFHRKHDDWRADSQRHWEVVMA from the coding sequence ATGACGGACGTCGCACACCCGACGGTGTCGAGACGGCGGGAAGTCAGCCACGCCAGCGCCCGATCGGTCCTGATGACGGTGCTGGGCGAGTACGTGCTGCCGCGTGACTCCCCGGTCTGGACGTCCACACTGGTCACGACGCTGGCGATGTTCGGCATCGAGGAGAAGTCCGCGCGGCAGGCGCTTTCCCGGACGGCCGCCGAGGGGTGGCTGGAGTCGGAACGGGTGGGACGGCGGGTGCGCTGGAGCCTCACCGGACCCGGGCACCGGCTGCTGTCCGAAGGAGCGCACCGGATCTACGAGTTCGGCCGCGGGCACCGCAACTGGGACGGGCGCTGGCTGATGCTGTTCGTATCGGTGCCCGAATCGCAGCGCGATCTGCGGCACCGACTGCGGACCCGGTTGACGTGGGAGGGTTTCGGGTCACCGCAGCCCGGCGTGTGGGTCAGCCCGAACACCCGCAGCCAGGTCGAGGCGGCGAAGATCGTCGCGGACCTGGGCGTGGAGACGCCGGTGACGTCGTTCCTCGCCGAGCACGGCGACATCGGCGCGGAAGCGGACCTGGTGGCCAGGGCGTGGGACCTGAGCGGGCTCGAGGAGCGCTACGAGGACTTCATCGCCGAGTTCGCCGCGATAACGCCGACCACCGCCCAGAACGCGCTGCACGCGCAGACGCTGCTGGTGCACGAGTGGCGCCGGTTCCCCTTCCTCGACCCCGGCCTGCCCCCACAACTGCTCCCGGCGAACTGGAGCGGCGCGAAGGCCGCGGACCTGTTCCACCGCAAGCACGACGACTGGCGCGCCGACTCCCAGCGGCACTGGGAAGTCGTCATGGCGTAG